In Zalophus californianus isolate mZalCal1 chromosome 17, mZalCal1.pri.v2, whole genome shotgun sequence, one DNA window encodes the following:
- the ADCY7 gene encoding adenylate cyclase type 7 isoform X1 has product MPAKGRYFLNGGAEGPDQTALYEKYRLTSQHGPLLLTLLLVAVTACVALIVITFVCGDPSRHQTVLGMAFFTLAVFVALYVLVYVECLVRRWLRALALLIWVCLMMLGYTLVFDSWMKAAPIWAQVPFLLFIVFVVYTLLPFSMQGAIVAGVISSISHLLVLGALKEAFTKPSIQVGLQLLANAVIFLCGNLTGAFHKHQMQDASRELFTYTVKCIQIRRKLRIEKRQQENLLLSVLPAHISMGMKLAIIERLKERGDRRYMPDNNFHSLYVKRHQNVSILYADIVGFTRLASDCSPKELVVVLNELFGKFDQIAKANECMRIKILGDCYYCVSGLPVSLPTHARNCVKMGLDMCEAIKQVREATGVDISMRVGIHSGNVLCGVIGLRKWQYDVWSHDVSLANRMEASGVPGRVHITEATLNHLDKAYEVEDGHGQQRDPYLKEMNIRTYLVIDPRSQQPPPPSQHLPKPKGDAALKMRASVRMTRYLESWGAARPFAHLNHRESVSSGETPVPSGRRPKTIPLRRHRTPDRSASPKGRSEDDSYDEEMLSAIEGLSSTRPCCSRSDDFYTFGSIFLEKDFEREYRLAPIPRARHYFACASLVFVCILLVQALLMPRMVALGVSFGLVACVLALVLGLCFAHEFLRCCPARGMLQAISESVETQPLLRLSLAVLTIGSLLSIAIVNLPLMPFSAPGLPAGNQTSLSPRPGSNTCGLLPYYTCSCILAFVACSVFLRMSLELKVVLLTVALVAYLVLFNISPCWQSDCCGHVVDNLTETNGTLSSSPLCVWKDAKAMTNFYLVLFYVTLLMLSRQIDYYCRLDCLWKKKFKKEHEEFETMENVNRLLLENVLPAHVAAHFIGDKLNEDWYHQSYDCVCVMFASVPDFKVFYTECDVNKEGLECLRLLNEIIADFDELLLKPKFSSVEKIKTIGSTYMAAAGLSSPSGTENQDLERQYAHIGIMVEFSIALMSKLDGINRHSFNSFRLRVGINHGPVIAGVIGARKPQYDIWGNTVNVASRMESTGELGKIQVTEETCTILQGLGYSCECRGLINVKGKGELRTYFVCTDTAKFQGLGLN; this is encoded by the exons ATGCCGGCCAAGGGGCGCTATTTCCTCAACGGGGGCGCAGAGGGCCCGGACCAGACAGCACTCTACGAGAAGTACCGCCTCACCAGCCAGCACGGGCCACTGCTGCTCACGCTCCTGCTGGTGGCCGTCACTGCCTGCGTCGCCCTCATTGTCATCACCTTCGTCTGCGGG GACCCCTCCAGACACCAGACTGTCCTGGGGATGGCCTTCTTCACGCTTGCTGTGTTTGTGGCTCTCTACGTGCTGGTGTATGTTGAGTGCCTCGTCCGGCGGTGGCTCAGGGCCTTGGCGCTGCTCATCTGGGTCTGCCTAATGATGCTGGGCTACACGCTGGTGTTCGACTCGTGGATGAAGGCGGCCCCTATCTGGGCACAG gtgcccttcctcCTGTTCATCGTCTTTGTGGTGTACACACTGCTGCCCTTCAGCATGCAGGGGGCCATCGTGGCGGGGGTAATCTCCAGCATCTCCCACCTCCTGGTGCTTGGAGCCCTGAAGGAGGCCTTCACAAAGCCCAGCATCCAGGTGGGACTGCAG CTGCTGGCCAATGCGGTCATCTTCCTGTGCGGGAACCTCACGGGCGCCTTCCACAAGCACCAGATGCAGGACGCCTCCCGAGAGCTCTTCACTTACACCGTGAAGTGCATCCAGATCCGGCGTAAGCTGCGCATCGAAAAGCGCCAGCAG GAGAACCTGCTGCTGTCGGTGCTGCCGGCCCACATCTCCATGGGCATGAAGCTCGCCATCATCGAGCGGCTCAAGGAGCGCGGGGACCGCCGCTACATGCCCGACAACAACTTTCACAGCCTGTACGTCAAGCGGCACCAGAACGTCAG catccTCTATGCCGACATCGTGGGCTTCACGCGGCTGGCCAGCGACTGCTCCCCCAAAGAGTTGGTGGTGGTGCTGAACGAACTCTTCGGCAAGTTTGACCAGATCGCCAAG GCCAATGAGTGTATGCGGATCAAGATCCTCGGGGACTGCTACTACTGCGTGTCGGGTCTGCCCGTATCCCTGCCCACCCATGCCCGGAACTGCGTGAAGATGGGGCTGGACATGTGTGAGGCCATTAA GCAGGTGCGAGAGGCCACAGGTGTGGACATCAGCATGCGTGTGGGCATACACTCAGGGAACGTGCTGTGTGGGGTCATTGGGCTGCGCAAGTGGCAGTACGACGTGTGGTCCCACGACGTGTCCCTGGCCAACAGGATGGAGGCATCTGGAGTCCCTGG CCGGGTGCACATCACAGAGGCGACGCTGAACCACCTGGACAAGGCGTATGAGGTGGAGGACGGGCACGGGCAGCAGCGGGACCCCTACCTGAAAGAGATGAACATCCGCACCTACCTGGTCATCGACCCCCGG AGCCAGCAGCCGCCCCCGCCCAGCCAGCACCTCCCCAAGCCCAAGGGGGACGCGGCCCTGAAGATGCGGGCGTCCGTGCGCATGACCCGCTACCTCGAGTCCTGGGGCGCTGCGCGGCCCTTTGCTCACCTCAACCACCGTGAGAGCGTGAGCAGCGGTGAGACCCCCGTCCCCAGCGGGCGGAGGCCCAAG aCCATTCCCCTGCGGCGCCACCGGACCCCTGACAG GAGCGCATCCCCCAAGGGGCGGTCAGAGGACGACTCATATGATGAGGAGATGCTGTCAGCCATCGAGGGGCTGAGCTCCACGAG GCCCTGCTGCTCCAGGTCCGATGACTTCTACACCTTCGGGTCCATCTTCCTGGAGAAGGACTTCGAGCGAGAG TACCGCCTGGCGCCCATCCCCCGGGCCCGCCACTACTTCGCCTGCGCCAGTCTCGTCTTCGTCTGCATCCTGCTGGTCCAGGCCCTGCTCATGCCCAG GATGGTGGCTCTGGGTGTGTCCTTCGGGCTGGTGGCCTGTGTGCTGGCGCTGGTGTTGGGCCTGTGCTTTGCCCACGAGTTCTTG AGGTGCTGCCCGGCCCGGGGGATGTTGCAGGCCATCTCCGAGAGTGTGGAGACTCAGCCCCTGCTGCGCCTGTCCCTGGCCGTCCTGACTATTGGCAGCCTGCTCAGCATTGCCATCGTCAACCTG CCGCTGATGCCTTTCTCGGCCCCGGGGCTGCCTGCGGGCAACCAGACGAGCCTGAGCCCGAGGCCTGGGAGCAACACGTGCGGGCTCCTCCCG TATTACACCTGTAGCTGCATCCTCGCCTTTGTCGCTTGCTCGGTCTTCCTGCGGATGAGCCTGGAGCTGAAGGTCGTGCTGTTGACCGTGGCCTTGGTGGCCTACCTGGTGCTCTTCAACATCTCCCCGTGCTGGCAGTCGGACTGCTGTGGCCACGTTGTGGACAACCTCACCGAGACCAATGGGACCCTCAG CAGCTCCCCGTTGTGTGTGTGGAAGGACGCGAAGGCGATGACCAATTTCTACCTGGTTCTGTTCTACGTCACCCTTCTCATGCTCTCCAGACAG ATTGACTACTACTGCCGCCTGGATTGTTTGTGGAAGAAGAAGTTCAAGAAGGAGCACGAGGAGTTTGAAACCATGGAGAATGTGAACCGCCTTCTTCTGGAGAATGTCTTGCCAGCCCACGTGGCCGCTCACTTCATTGGTGACAAGTTAAATGAG GACTGGTACCATCAGTCCTACGACTGCGTGTGTGTCATGTTCGCGTCCGTGCCGGACTTCAAAGTCTTCTACACGGAGTGCGACGTCAACAAGGAGGGGCTGGAGTGTCTGCGCCTGCTGAACGAGATCATCGCCGACTTCGATGAG CTGCTCCTAAAGCCCAAGTTCAGCAGCGTGGAGAAGATCAAGACCATCGGCAGCACGTACATGGCAGCCGCGGGGCTCAGCAGCCCCTCAGGGACTGAGAACCAG GACCTGGAGCGGCAGTACGCGCACATTGGCATCATGGTGGAGTTCAGCATCGCCCTGATGAGCAAGCTGGACGGCATCAACCGGCATTCTTTCAACTCCTTCCGCCTCCGAGTTG GCATAAACCACGGGCCCGTGATTGCTGGAGTGATCGGGGCACGAAAGCCTCAGTATGACATCTGGGGAAACACGGTCAACGTTGCCAGCCGGATGGAGAGCACTGGAGAACTTGGCAAGATCCAG
- the ADCY7 gene encoding adenylate cyclase type 7 isoform X2, whose product MPAKGRYFLNGGAEGPDQTALYEKYRLTSQHGPLLLTLLLVAVTACVALIVITFVCGDPSRHQTVLGMAFFTLAVFVALYVLVYVECLVRRWLRALALLIWVCLMMLGYTLVFDSWMKAAPIWAQVPFLLFIVFVVYTLLPFSMQGAIVAGVISSISHLLVLGALKEAFTKPSIQVGLQLLANAVIFLCGNLTGAFHKHQMQDASRELFTYTVKCIQIRRKLRIEKRQQENLLLSVLPAHISMGMKLAIIERLKERGDRRYMPDNNFHSLYVKRHQNVSILYADIVGFTRLASDCSPKELVVVLNELFGKFDQIAKANECMRIKILGDCYYCVSGLPVSLPTHARNCVKMGLDMCEAIKQVREATGVDISMRVGIHSGNVLCGVIGLRKWQYDVWSHDVSLANRMEASGVPGRVHITEATLNHLDKAYEVEDGHGQQRDPYLKEMNIRTYLVIDPRSQQPPPPSQHLPKPKGDAALKMRASVRMTRYLESWGAARPFAHLNHRESVSSGETPVPSGRRPKTIPLRRHRTPDRSASPKGRSEDDSYDEEMLSAIEGLSSTRPCCSRSDDFYTFGSIFLEKDFEREYRLAPIPRARHYFACASLVFVCILLVQALLMPRMVALGVSFGLVACVLALVLGLCFAHEFLRCCPARGMLQAISESVETQPLLRLSLAVLTIGSLLSIAIVNLPLMPFSAPGLPAGNQTSLSPRPGSNTCGLLPYYTCSCILAFVACSVFLRMSLELKVVLLTVALVAYLVLFNISPCWQSDCCGHVVDNLTETNGTLSSPLCVWKDAKAMTNFYLVLFYVTLLMLSRQIDYYCRLDCLWKKKFKKEHEEFETMENVNRLLLENVLPAHVAAHFIGDKLNEDWYHQSYDCVCVMFASVPDFKVFYTECDVNKEGLECLRLLNEIIADFDELLLKPKFSSVEKIKTIGSTYMAAAGLSSPSGTENQDLERQYAHIGIMVEFSIALMSKLDGINRHSFNSFRLRVGINHGPVIAGVIGARKPQYDIWGNTVNVASRMESTGELGKIQVTEETCTILQGLGYSCECRGLINVKGKGELRTYFVCTDTAKFQGLGLN is encoded by the exons ATGCCGGCCAAGGGGCGCTATTTCCTCAACGGGGGCGCAGAGGGCCCGGACCAGACAGCACTCTACGAGAAGTACCGCCTCACCAGCCAGCACGGGCCACTGCTGCTCACGCTCCTGCTGGTGGCCGTCACTGCCTGCGTCGCCCTCATTGTCATCACCTTCGTCTGCGGG GACCCCTCCAGACACCAGACTGTCCTGGGGATGGCCTTCTTCACGCTTGCTGTGTTTGTGGCTCTCTACGTGCTGGTGTATGTTGAGTGCCTCGTCCGGCGGTGGCTCAGGGCCTTGGCGCTGCTCATCTGGGTCTGCCTAATGATGCTGGGCTACACGCTGGTGTTCGACTCGTGGATGAAGGCGGCCCCTATCTGGGCACAG gtgcccttcctcCTGTTCATCGTCTTTGTGGTGTACACACTGCTGCCCTTCAGCATGCAGGGGGCCATCGTGGCGGGGGTAATCTCCAGCATCTCCCACCTCCTGGTGCTTGGAGCCCTGAAGGAGGCCTTCACAAAGCCCAGCATCCAGGTGGGACTGCAG CTGCTGGCCAATGCGGTCATCTTCCTGTGCGGGAACCTCACGGGCGCCTTCCACAAGCACCAGATGCAGGACGCCTCCCGAGAGCTCTTCACTTACACCGTGAAGTGCATCCAGATCCGGCGTAAGCTGCGCATCGAAAAGCGCCAGCAG GAGAACCTGCTGCTGTCGGTGCTGCCGGCCCACATCTCCATGGGCATGAAGCTCGCCATCATCGAGCGGCTCAAGGAGCGCGGGGACCGCCGCTACATGCCCGACAACAACTTTCACAGCCTGTACGTCAAGCGGCACCAGAACGTCAG catccTCTATGCCGACATCGTGGGCTTCACGCGGCTGGCCAGCGACTGCTCCCCCAAAGAGTTGGTGGTGGTGCTGAACGAACTCTTCGGCAAGTTTGACCAGATCGCCAAG GCCAATGAGTGTATGCGGATCAAGATCCTCGGGGACTGCTACTACTGCGTGTCGGGTCTGCCCGTATCCCTGCCCACCCATGCCCGGAACTGCGTGAAGATGGGGCTGGACATGTGTGAGGCCATTAA GCAGGTGCGAGAGGCCACAGGTGTGGACATCAGCATGCGTGTGGGCATACACTCAGGGAACGTGCTGTGTGGGGTCATTGGGCTGCGCAAGTGGCAGTACGACGTGTGGTCCCACGACGTGTCCCTGGCCAACAGGATGGAGGCATCTGGAGTCCCTGG CCGGGTGCACATCACAGAGGCGACGCTGAACCACCTGGACAAGGCGTATGAGGTGGAGGACGGGCACGGGCAGCAGCGGGACCCCTACCTGAAAGAGATGAACATCCGCACCTACCTGGTCATCGACCCCCGG AGCCAGCAGCCGCCCCCGCCCAGCCAGCACCTCCCCAAGCCCAAGGGGGACGCGGCCCTGAAGATGCGGGCGTCCGTGCGCATGACCCGCTACCTCGAGTCCTGGGGCGCTGCGCGGCCCTTTGCTCACCTCAACCACCGTGAGAGCGTGAGCAGCGGTGAGACCCCCGTCCCCAGCGGGCGGAGGCCCAAG aCCATTCCCCTGCGGCGCCACCGGACCCCTGACAG GAGCGCATCCCCCAAGGGGCGGTCAGAGGACGACTCATATGATGAGGAGATGCTGTCAGCCATCGAGGGGCTGAGCTCCACGAG GCCCTGCTGCTCCAGGTCCGATGACTTCTACACCTTCGGGTCCATCTTCCTGGAGAAGGACTTCGAGCGAGAG TACCGCCTGGCGCCCATCCCCCGGGCCCGCCACTACTTCGCCTGCGCCAGTCTCGTCTTCGTCTGCATCCTGCTGGTCCAGGCCCTGCTCATGCCCAG GATGGTGGCTCTGGGTGTGTCCTTCGGGCTGGTGGCCTGTGTGCTGGCGCTGGTGTTGGGCCTGTGCTTTGCCCACGAGTTCTTG AGGTGCTGCCCGGCCCGGGGGATGTTGCAGGCCATCTCCGAGAGTGTGGAGACTCAGCCCCTGCTGCGCCTGTCCCTGGCCGTCCTGACTATTGGCAGCCTGCTCAGCATTGCCATCGTCAACCTG CCGCTGATGCCTTTCTCGGCCCCGGGGCTGCCTGCGGGCAACCAGACGAGCCTGAGCCCGAGGCCTGGGAGCAACACGTGCGGGCTCCTCCCG TATTACACCTGTAGCTGCATCCTCGCCTTTGTCGCTTGCTCGGTCTTCCTGCGGATGAGCCTGGAGCTGAAGGTCGTGCTGTTGACCGTGGCCTTGGTGGCCTACCTGGTGCTCTTCAACATCTCCCCGTGCTGGCAGTCGGACTGCTGTGGCCACGTTGTGGACAACCTCACCGAGACCAATGGGACCCTCAG CTCCCCGTTGTGTGTGTGGAAGGACGCGAAGGCGATGACCAATTTCTACCTGGTTCTGTTCTACGTCACCCTTCTCATGCTCTCCAGACAG ATTGACTACTACTGCCGCCTGGATTGTTTGTGGAAGAAGAAGTTCAAGAAGGAGCACGAGGAGTTTGAAACCATGGAGAATGTGAACCGCCTTCTTCTGGAGAATGTCTTGCCAGCCCACGTGGCCGCTCACTTCATTGGTGACAAGTTAAATGAG GACTGGTACCATCAGTCCTACGACTGCGTGTGTGTCATGTTCGCGTCCGTGCCGGACTTCAAAGTCTTCTACACGGAGTGCGACGTCAACAAGGAGGGGCTGGAGTGTCTGCGCCTGCTGAACGAGATCATCGCCGACTTCGATGAG CTGCTCCTAAAGCCCAAGTTCAGCAGCGTGGAGAAGATCAAGACCATCGGCAGCACGTACATGGCAGCCGCGGGGCTCAGCAGCCCCTCAGGGACTGAGAACCAG GACCTGGAGCGGCAGTACGCGCACATTGGCATCATGGTGGAGTTCAGCATCGCCCTGATGAGCAAGCTGGACGGCATCAACCGGCATTCTTTCAACTCCTTCCGCCTCCGAGTTG GCATAAACCACGGGCCCGTGATTGCTGGAGTGATCGGGGCACGAAAGCCTCAGTATGACATCTGGGGAAACACGGTCAACGTTGCCAGCCGGATGGAGAGCACTGGAGAACTTGGCAAGATCCAG
- the ADCY7 gene encoding adenylate cyclase type 7 isoform X3: protein MPAKGRYFLNGGAEGPDQTALYEKYRLTSQHGPLLLTLLLVAVTACVALIVITFVCGDPSRHQTVLGMAFFTLAVFVALYVLVYVECLVRRWLRALALLIWVCLMMLGYTLVFDSWMKAAPIWAQVPFLLFIVFVVYTLLPFSMQGAIVAGVISSISHLLVLGALKEAFTKPSIQVGLQLLANAVIFLCGNLTGAFHKHQMQDASRELFTYTVKCIQIRRKLRIEKRQQENLLLSVLPAHISMGMKLAIIERLKERGDRRYMPDNNFHSLYVKRHQNVSILYADIVGFTRLASDCSPKELVVVLNELFGKFDQIAKANECMRIKILGDCYYCVSGLPVSLPTHARNCVKMGLDMCEAIKQVREATGVDISMRVGIHSGNVLCGVIGLRKWQYDVWSHDVSLANRMEASGVPGRVHITEATLNHLDKAYEVEDGHGQQRDPYLKEMNIRTYLVIDPRSQQPPPPSQHLPKPKGDAALKMRASVRMTRYLESWGAARPFAHLNHRESVSSGETPVPSGRRPKTIPLRRHRTPDRPCCSRSDDFYTFGSIFLEKDFEREYRLAPIPRARHYFACASLVFVCILLVQALLMPRMVALGVSFGLVACVLALVLGLCFAHEFLRCCPARGMLQAISESVETQPLLRLSLAVLTIGSLLSIAIVNLPLMPFSAPGLPAGNQTSLSPRPGSNTCGLLPYYTCSCILAFVACSVFLRMSLELKVVLLTVALVAYLVLFNISPCWQSDCCGHVVDNLTETNGTLSSSPLCVWKDAKAMTNFYLVLFYVTLLMLSRQIDYYCRLDCLWKKKFKKEHEEFETMENVNRLLLENVLPAHVAAHFIGDKLNEDWYHQSYDCVCVMFASVPDFKVFYTECDVNKEGLECLRLLNEIIADFDELLLKPKFSSVEKIKTIGSTYMAAAGLSSPSGTENQDLERQYAHIGIMVEFSIALMSKLDGINRHSFNSFRLRVGINHGPVIAGVIGARKPQYDIWGNTVNVASRMESTGELGKIQVTEETCTILQGLGYSCECRGLINVKGKGELRTYFVCTDTAKFQGLGLN, encoded by the exons ATGCCGGCCAAGGGGCGCTATTTCCTCAACGGGGGCGCAGAGGGCCCGGACCAGACAGCACTCTACGAGAAGTACCGCCTCACCAGCCAGCACGGGCCACTGCTGCTCACGCTCCTGCTGGTGGCCGTCACTGCCTGCGTCGCCCTCATTGTCATCACCTTCGTCTGCGGG GACCCCTCCAGACACCAGACTGTCCTGGGGATGGCCTTCTTCACGCTTGCTGTGTTTGTGGCTCTCTACGTGCTGGTGTATGTTGAGTGCCTCGTCCGGCGGTGGCTCAGGGCCTTGGCGCTGCTCATCTGGGTCTGCCTAATGATGCTGGGCTACACGCTGGTGTTCGACTCGTGGATGAAGGCGGCCCCTATCTGGGCACAG gtgcccttcctcCTGTTCATCGTCTTTGTGGTGTACACACTGCTGCCCTTCAGCATGCAGGGGGCCATCGTGGCGGGGGTAATCTCCAGCATCTCCCACCTCCTGGTGCTTGGAGCCCTGAAGGAGGCCTTCACAAAGCCCAGCATCCAGGTGGGACTGCAG CTGCTGGCCAATGCGGTCATCTTCCTGTGCGGGAACCTCACGGGCGCCTTCCACAAGCACCAGATGCAGGACGCCTCCCGAGAGCTCTTCACTTACACCGTGAAGTGCATCCAGATCCGGCGTAAGCTGCGCATCGAAAAGCGCCAGCAG GAGAACCTGCTGCTGTCGGTGCTGCCGGCCCACATCTCCATGGGCATGAAGCTCGCCATCATCGAGCGGCTCAAGGAGCGCGGGGACCGCCGCTACATGCCCGACAACAACTTTCACAGCCTGTACGTCAAGCGGCACCAGAACGTCAG catccTCTATGCCGACATCGTGGGCTTCACGCGGCTGGCCAGCGACTGCTCCCCCAAAGAGTTGGTGGTGGTGCTGAACGAACTCTTCGGCAAGTTTGACCAGATCGCCAAG GCCAATGAGTGTATGCGGATCAAGATCCTCGGGGACTGCTACTACTGCGTGTCGGGTCTGCCCGTATCCCTGCCCACCCATGCCCGGAACTGCGTGAAGATGGGGCTGGACATGTGTGAGGCCATTAA GCAGGTGCGAGAGGCCACAGGTGTGGACATCAGCATGCGTGTGGGCATACACTCAGGGAACGTGCTGTGTGGGGTCATTGGGCTGCGCAAGTGGCAGTACGACGTGTGGTCCCACGACGTGTCCCTGGCCAACAGGATGGAGGCATCTGGAGTCCCTGG CCGGGTGCACATCACAGAGGCGACGCTGAACCACCTGGACAAGGCGTATGAGGTGGAGGACGGGCACGGGCAGCAGCGGGACCCCTACCTGAAAGAGATGAACATCCGCACCTACCTGGTCATCGACCCCCGG AGCCAGCAGCCGCCCCCGCCCAGCCAGCACCTCCCCAAGCCCAAGGGGGACGCGGCCCTGAAGATGCGGGCGTCCGTGCGCATGACCCGCTACCTCGAGTCCTGGGGCGCTGCGCGGCCCTTTGCTCACCTCAACCACCGTGAGAGCGTGAGCAGCGGTGAGACCCCCGTCCCCAGCGGGCGGAGGCCCAAG aCCATTCCCCTGCGGCGCCACCGGACCCCTGACAG GCCCTGCTGCTCCAGGTCCGATGACTTCTACACCTTCGGGTCCATCTTCCTGGAGAAGGACTTCGAGCGAGAG TACCGCCTGGCGCCCATCCCCCGGGCCCGCCACTACTTCGCCTGCGCCAGTCTCGTCTTCGTCTGCATCCTGCTGGTCCAGGCCCTGCTCATGCCCAG GATGGTGGCTCTGGGTGTGTCCTTCGGGCTGGTGGCCTGTGTGCTGGCGCTGGTGTTGGGCCTGTGCTTTGCCCACGAGTTCTTG AGGTGCTGCCCGGCCCGGGGGATGTTGCAGGCCATCTCCGAGAGTGTGGAGACTCAGCCCCTGCTGCGCCTGTCCCTGGCCGTCCTGACTATTGGCAGCCTGCTCAGCATTGCCATCGTCAACCTG CCGCTGATGCCTTTCTCGGCCCCGGGGCTGCCTGCGGGCAACCAGACGAGCCTGAGCCCGAGGCCTGGGAGCAACACGTGCGGGCTCCTCCCG TATTACACCTGTAGCTGCATCCTCGCCTTTGTCGCTTGCTCGGTCTTCCTGCGGATGAGCCTGGAGCTGAAGGTCGTGCTGTTGACCGTGGCCTTGGTGGCCTACCTGGTGCTCTTCAACATCTCCCCGTGCTGGCAGTCGGACTGCTGTGGCCACGTTGTGGACAACCTCACCGAGACCAATGGGACCCTCAG CAGCTCCCCGTTGTGTGTGTGGAAGGACGCGAAGGCGATGACCAATTTCTACCTGGTTCTGTTCTACGTCACCCTTCTCATGCTCTCCAGACAG ATTGACTACTACTGCCGCCTGGATTGTTTGTGGAAGAAGAAGTTCAAGAAGGAGCACGAGGAGTTTGAAACCATGGAGAATGTGAACCGCCTTCTTCTGGAGAATGTCTTGCCAGCCCACGTGGCCGCTCACTTCATTGGTGACAAGTTAAATGAG GACTGGTACCATCAGTCCTACGACTGCGTGTGTGTCATGTTCGCGTCCGTGCCGGACTTCAAAGTCTTCTACACGGAGTGCGACGTCAACAAGGAGGGGCTGGAGTGTCTGCGCCTGCTGAACGAGATCATCGCCGACTTCGATGAG CTGCTCCTAAAGCCCAAGTTCAGCAGCGTGGAGAAGATCAAGACCATCGGCAGCACGTACATGGCAGCCGCGGGGCTCAGCAGCCCCTCAGGGACTGAGAACCAG GACCTGGAGCGGCAGTACGCGCACATTGGCATCATGGTGGAGTTCAGCATCGCCCTGATGAGCAAGCTGGACGGCATCAACCGGCATTCTTTCAACTCCTTCCGCCTCCGAGTTG GCATAAACCACGGGCCCGTGATTGCTGGAGTGATCGGGGCACGAAAGCCTCAGTATGACATCTGGGGAAACACGGTCAACGTTGCCAGCCGGATGGAGAGCACTGGAGAACTTGGCAAGATCCAG